The DNA segment ATCAGCGCGGCGAGCGAGAGAATGCCGCCGGTGGTGAGGAATATGACGAACGGCGGGATAGCGGTAACGAGCCCGATGATCGTAAACTCTTTGCGGCCGTAGCGGTCGGAGAGCACGCCGCCGACCACCTGCCCCACGACCCCGGCGATGAGCATGCCCGAGACCAGGATATTCGCGGTCACGAGATCGATCCCCCGCATGGTGAGGATGGTGGGGAGGAAGGCGACCGAGCCGAAGATCGCCCATGCTCGCAGGCCCGAGGCCGCGATCAGGAGGACGATCGCCCGGTAAGAGGGTTTGGCGGCGGGGGCGGGCATCTTCGGGACGGCTGCGCGGTCGGGGGCGGGGAGGATACGCCTGAGTACCACCGCCATCACGAGACCGGGGACGGCGAGGACGACGAGACCCGGAAGGCCCATCAGCCCGACGGCGACCCCGGCGCAGATGGGGCCGATCGCGTAGCCGAGGTTGCCGCCGATGACGAAGTAAGAGGTGATCCGGCCCCGGATAGAGTCACTGGCCAGACGGCTGACGGTGCCGAGCGCGCTCGGGTGGAAGAAAGCGTGCCCCAGCGCCGCAACGGCGACGGATGCGAGGACGAGGAAGTAGTTGTCCAGGAGCCCGACGATGGATATGAAGATCGCGCTTATGGCCACGCTCGTGCCGACGTGGACGGCAAACCCCCGGGTATCGAAGACCCAGCCGACGAGCGGCTGCACGAACGACGACGTGAGGTTGTAGACCGTGACGATCAGCCCGGCGAGGAAGAACGAGTAGCCCTGCTCTGCGATGAGGAGCGGCAGGATTGCAGGAAGAACGGGTGAATAGAGGTCAGTTACCAGATGGGCAGCGGAGAGCCCCCAGACGGGTTTGGTATCAACAGTCACGAGTGTCAGATCCTCTTTAACCGTACGACCTCAACCGTGATATCCACTCGGTCTTTGCGGTGGTGCGCAAACGTCCGCCGCATGGGAAACGCGCACCGGATCACCTCCTCGATCGTCGCCCGGCCTTCCGTATAGGCGGCGACGAACGGGGTCGAGCCCTCGTTGAAGATGCCGTAGACCTCCCCCGCGAGTTCGAGCCCGAGATCGATGAACGGCCGGTCGGCGTGCGCCTTCTGCGCCCCGAACGGCGGGTTCATCACGACGGTGTCGCAGGCAAGCGCCTCCCGGTCGAGATCGGGGTCCCGGACGTCGGCGACCTGGAACTCGACGGTGACGCCGAGCAGTTCCGCGTTTCTCCGGGCGACGGCTATCGCGGCCGGGTCGATGTCTATCCCGGTCACGGCCGATGCCCCGAGGAGGGCCGCGCCGCAGGCGAGGATTCCGGTCCCGCACCCGAGGTCGCAGACTGCTCGCCCCTCGATCGCGCCCTGCATCGCGGCATGGTGGAGGAGCCGGGCCGCCACCGGCGCAGGGGTCTGGTACTGTTCGAGCCGGGCCGTCGGCCGCTCGAATCCCTCCAGGCGTTCGAGCCGCATCTCAAGGTGCCGCAGGTTCATGGCGCGAGGTACTCGTCGATGGTGTAGTCGTCCCAGTCCCGGGCCCCGCAGAGGATCTCGAACTCCGGCGGGGTCAGCACCGGGACGGGGAACCGGATCTGGTCGTCGTAGGCGAGCCGGGGGCAGGCGGTGTTCACATAAGCCCCGAATCCGAGGTCGAGCATCTCGGCGGGCGAGACCTCGCGCATCGCGACAAGGAACGCCCGATCCGAGAGAGAAGCGAGCCGCCGGGCAAGGTCCATCCGCTGCTGCCCGCTCTTGGTGCTGACGATGATCCCGTAGTTCGCGGCGTCACGCGCCTTTTCCATCACCGCGGCGCGGCGGCGGACCAGGCGGTCGGCATCCACCTCCTGCGCCTCGCGGGTGTAGGGGTCGAGCGCCACCACACGGGCCCGGGTTGCGAGCCGGATGCCGATGGGGTGGAAGACCCCCGTCCCGACGAAGAGGATCTCATCCGCCCCCGTCGCCCGTGCGGCGGCGAAGTTGCACCCGAGCACCTGCCCGGGGATCGGTGTCCGGCCGTCGCCGGGCGCAACGACCGCCTCGATGCCGTGGTCACGGAGGAACGCCGCCATCGCGCCGAGCAGGTGAACGTGCTGAACGGTGGTGACGAGGCCGACGCGCAGGCCGGTGAGAAGAGGAAGGGCCTTCTCCAGCACGGTTACGTCGAAGTCGAACCGGACGGGCTCGTAGATGACGTTGGGGCGCTCCTCGACCGGCGCGTGGCCGAAGTGGACCAGCACGTCCGCATATAGGAGTGCGTCGAGCGCGAGGTCGCAGCCCCCGTAGCAGGGGTCGCCGCTGACGACCACCTCGAACCCCGCGTCGCGGAGGGCGGCGGCCGTCCCCGGCGCCTGCCGGGCGAGCCCGGCGGGGAACTGAAGGGCGACCGACCGTGCCCCGCGCTCGCGGAGCCTTTCGATGAGATCAGAGACAGGTATCAACAACACGCACCTGCGTCTCGGAGACCTCGATCCTGACCAGGGTCTTGAGCGGGCGGCCGATATCCGCATCGCCCCGGCCGATGACCACGCAGATGTCGGCGATCTCGGCACCAACCTGTTCGATCGCGCTGATGAGAGCACGGAGCGTCCCCCCGGTGCTGCAGACGTCGTCGATGATCACGACCCGGTCGCCCGCGGCGACGCCGTTTAAGTAGAGTTCGCCCTTCGAGTAGCCCGTCGCCTGGTGCACCGCGACCTCCCCGGGGAGATCGTAGGGGCGTTTCCGGACGACCACGAGGGGTATGTCGGTCATCATCGAGAAGGCGACGCCGATGTGAATGCCCATCGCCTCGCAGACGACGATCTTGTCGATCTTCGCAAGATCGAGGTTCCGCACCA comes from the Methanoculleus marisnigri JR1 genome and includes:
- a CDS encoding MFS transporter codes for the protein MTVDTKPVWGLSAAHLVTDLYSPVLPAILPLLIAEQGYSFFLAGLIVTVYNLTSSFVQPLVGWVFDTRGFAVHVGTSVAISAIFISIVGLLDNYFLVLASVAVAALGHAFFHPSALGTVSRLASDSIRGRITSYFVIGGNLGYAIGPICAGVAVGLMGLPGLVVLAVPGLVMAVVLRRILPAPDRAAVPKMPAPAAKPSYRAIVLLIAASGLRAWAIFGSVAFLPTILTMRGIDLVTANILVSGMLIAGVVGQVVGGVLSDRYGRKEFTIIGLVTAIPPFVIFLTTGGILSLAALMVFGFILWSTFAVTVAMAHEIAPGNVGLVSGLMLGLAVGVGGMGVSVTGWIADMTTLTLGLATIPLAIVLAVPLFLLVPYPWKSLVRGRLPSRG
- a CDS encoding METTL5 family protein; translation: MNLRHLEMRLERLEGFERPTARLEQYQTPAPVAARLLHHAAMQGAIEGRAVCDLGCGTGILACGAALLGASAVTGIDIDPAAIAVARRNAELLGVTVEFQVADVRDPDLDREALACDTVVMNPPFGAQKAHADRPFIDLGLELAGEVYGIFNEGSTPFVAAYTEGRATIEEVIRCAFPMRRTFAHHRKDRVDITVEVVRLKRI
- the dph2 gene encoding diphthamide biosynthesis enzyme Dph2, whose protein sequence is MIPVSDLIERLRERGARSVALQFPAGLARQAPGTAAALRDAGFEVVVSGDPCYGGCDLALDALLYADVLVHFGHAPVEERPNVIYEPVRFDFDVTVLEKALPLLTGLRVGLVTTVQHVHLLGAMAAFLRDHGIEAVVAPGDGRTPIPGQVLGCNFAAARATGADEILFVGTGVFHPIGIRLATRARVVALDPYTREAQEVDADRLVRRRAAVMEKARDAANYGIIVSTKSGQQRMDLARRLASLSDRAFLVAMREVSPAEMLDLGFGAYVNTACPRLAYDDQIRFPVPVLTPPEFEILCGARDWDDYTIDEYLAP
- the hpt gene encoding hypoxanthine/guanine phosphoribosyltransferase; this translates as MLERLIHSLETSPVMKRGEYNYFINPITDGVPLLEPALLREIGCAMVRNLDLAKIDKIVVCEAMGIHIGVAFSMMTDIPLVVVRKRPYDLPGEVAVHQATGYSKGELYLNGVAAGDRVVIIDDVCSTGGTLRALISAIEQVGAEIADICVVIGRGDADIGRPLKTLVRIEVSETQVRVVDTCL